One segment of Solanum stenotomum isolate F172 chromosome 1, ASM1918654v1, whole genome shotgun sequence DNA contains the following:
- the LOC125853472 gene encoding uncharacterized protein LOC125853472: MWNPRLISEDVGVGINVRRLRRNFLSTFTVAYSMRPLPDGAVFRCYPGLWKVFYDDKDRPNRYLLAKEQISRPTIEDLEIIYGGVDEKEDKGPSLLNQAAGVFSSINRFMKVISR; encoded by the exons ATGTGGAACCCGCGTCTAATTAGTGAGGATGTCGGAGTGGGGATCAATGTACGCAGGCTGCGGCGCAATTTTTTAAG CACCTTTACTGTGGCTTACTCAATGAGACCTCTACCAGATGGCGCTGTATTTAGATGTTATCCCGG ATTATGGAAAGTGTTCTATGATGATAAGGACCGACCAAACAGATATCTTCTTGCCAAAGAACAGATCAGCCGTCCAACTATAGAAGATCTGGAG ATAATATATGGAGGTGTGGATGAGAAGGAAGATAAGGGCCCCTCACTGTTAAATCAAGCAGCTGGAGTCTTCTCTTCTATAAACCGCTTCATGAAAGTCATTTCAAGATAG
- the LOC125855339 gene encoding pentatricopeptide repeat-containing protein At3g05340-like, with protein MADLVSYQTCNALITSYFRCGCADSGRQVFDEMAMRNVISWTAVISGLAQNEFCEESLDLLVKMQGAAVVPSYLTYLSALLACSGMKALGEARQIHGIVWKLGFQSDLCIESALMDVYSNCGSVQDAWQMFESAEVLDTIAMTVMLVGFAKNGYEEEALQIFVKMVKAGVDIDPDVVSAILGVFGSDTSLALGKQVHSLIIKKGFISNSFVRNGLINMYSKCGELEESVKIFNSIAQRNSVSWNSIIAAYARHGNGYRALQLYEEMRSYGVDPTDVTFISLLHACSHVGLVNKGMEFFESMQIIYGMTPRMEHYAAVVDLLGRAGLLCEAKSFIEELPVKPDIFIWQALLGACSIHGDAEIGKYAADQWLLTSPDNPVPFVLLANIYSSRGRWKERARTIRKMKETGVAKETGTSWIGIEKEIHCFVVADQMHPRTMIIYSTLLELFRHMRDEGYVPDNRFILYYMDGDETDFSVDLHDTSQLVGG; from the exons ATGGCCGAT ttagttagttaccAAACTTGTAATGCATTGATTACTTCTTATTTTCGATGTGGCTGTGCTGATTCTGGCAGGCAGGTGTTTGATGAGATGGCTATGAGGAATGTTATCTCTTGGACAGCTGTGATTTCTGGTCTTGCTCAAAATGAGTTTTGTGAGGAAAGCTTGGATTTGCTTGTGAAGATGCAAGGTGCTGCTGTTGTGCCTAGTTATTTGACGTACTTAAGTGCATTGTTGGCATGTTCTGGCATGAAGGCACTCGGGGAGGCTCGTCAAATTCATGGGATCGTTTGGAAGTTGGGGTTTCAATCAGATTTGTGTATAGAGAGTGCATTGATGGATGTGTATTCCAATTGTGGCAGTGTACAAGATGCTTGGCAGATGTTTGAATCTGCGGAGGTTCTTGACACAATTGCTATGACAGTTATGCTTGTGGGGTTTGCCAAAAATGGATATGAAGAAGAGGCTTTGCAGATCTTTGTAAAAATGGTAAAAGCAGGGGTTGACATTGACCCTGATGTAGTGTCAGCCATTCTTGGTGTCTTTGGTAGCGATACTTCTTTGGCTCTTGGCAAGCAAGTGCATTCTTTAATCATCAAGAAAGGTTTCATTTCCAACTCGTTTGTACGTAATGGGCTAATTAACATGTATTCCAAGTGCGGTGAACTGGAAGAATCTGTCAAAATCTTTAACAGTATAGCTCAAAGAAATTCAGTCTCTTGGAATTCCATTATTGCAGCCTATGCTCGTCATGGGAATGGCTATAGGGCACTCCAGTTATACGAAGAAATGAGGTCATATGGTGTGGATCCAACTGATGTTACATTCATCTCTCTGCTTCATGCTTGTAGTCATGTAGGGCTAGTAAATAAAGGTATGGAATTCTTTGAATCAATGCAGATTATCTATGGGATGACTCCAAGAATGGAGCATTATGCTGCTGTAGTTGACTTGCTTGGTCGAGCTGGACTGCTATGTGAAGCCAAGAGTTTCATTGAGGAGCTACCAGTAAAGCCAGACATATTTATTTGGCAGGCATTACTTGGGGCCTGTAGTATTCACGGTGATGCTGAGATAGGGAAATATGCAGCTGATCAATGGCTCTTGACTTCACCTGATAATCCGGTGCCATTTGTTCTACTGGCTAATATATATTCTTCCAGAGGGAGGTGGAAAGAGAGAGCTAGAACCATAAGGAAAATGAAGGAGACGGGAGTGGCAAAGGAGACGGGGACAAGCTGGATAGGGATTGAGAAGGAAATCCATTGTTTCGTAGTTGCAGATCAAATGCATCCCAGAACCATGATCATTTATTCTACCTTGCTGGAGTTGTTTAGACACATGAGAGATGAAGGGTATGTACCAGATAATAGGTTCATTCTATATTACATGGATGGTGATGAGACGGATTTTTCAGTCGATTTGCATGATACCTCTCAACTGGTTGGTGGCTGA
- the LOC125853468 gene encoding sugar transporter ERD6-like 5 — MEDQLLSSKGNKFPVGTSCSTPLVLSACVVMCGSLAYGFAVGYTSPVQSGIMADLGLSIAEYSTFGAILTLGGTIGALVSGTIADMVGRKVTMWIMDLCFILGWLSIIFAKSVWWLDIGRFLMGIGAGLLLYVAPIYIAEIAPKSIRGGCTAAFAFMVYFGFALMFLIGNILPWRTLAIVGIIPSLVQLIGIFFIPESPRWLAKMGLDKEVEASLQYLRGKNVDISLETAEIKDNVESLTKLSGSRYLDMFDRRYAHSLIVGLGIMILLQSGGTDAISSFASSIFIKAGCSSSFATTTMGFIQLPFAAMGIFLLDAAGRRPVLMVASAGTCLGNFLVGVGFLCKDNDQMSQLSATLVLVGILVFAIFYSMGVGGAATTIVSEIFPMNIKGSAGSLAIVCNWFTSWIVTYAFNFLFEWSPSGVFFMFTFFSGLMIPFVAKIVPETKGRTLEEIQASLTLLN, encoded by the exons ATGGAAGATCAACTTTTAAGTAGTAAAGGAAACAAGTTCCCTGTTGGCACCTCCTGTTCAACGCCTCTTGTTCTAAGCGCTTGTGTTGTTATGTGTGGTTCCTTGGCTTATGGATTTGCT GTTGGCTACACTTCTCCTGTCCAGTCAGGTATCATGGCTGACCTGGGGTTGTCCATTGCAGAG TATTCAACATTTGGAGCTATTCTGACACTTGGTGGAACTATTGGTGCCTTAGTGAGTGGCACTATTGCAGATATGGTTGGGCGGAAAGTA ACAATGTGGATTATGGATCTTTGTTTCATACTGGGATGGCTATCTATAATTTTTGCAAAG aGTGTGTGGTGGCTTGATATTGGAAGATTTCTGATGGGAATAGGAGCTGGACTTCTCCTTTACGTG GCTCCTATATACATTGCAGAAATTGCGCCAAAGAGTATTCGAGGTGGATGCACAGCTGCATTTGCG TTCATGGTATATTTTGGTTTTGCACTGATGTTTCTGATTGGCAATATCCTGCCTTGGCGCACCTTGGCTATAGTAG GAATTATACCCTCTTTGGTGCAGTTAATAGGCATATTCTTCATACCAGAATCTCCAAGATGGTTG GCCAAAATGGGTCTGGACAAAGAAGTAGAAGCATCTCTACAATATCTGAGAGGAAAAAATGTTGATATTTCTTTAGAAACAGCGGAAATTAAG GACAACGTGGAGTCACTTACGAAGCTTTCAGGATCGAGATATCTGGATATGTTTGACCGTAGATATGCCCATTCACTCATT GTAGGATTGGGAATTATGATTTTGTTGCAGTCTGGAGGAACTGATGCAATTTCATCTTTCGCTAGTTCCATTTTCATAAAAGCTG gttgCTCATCTAGTTTTGCAACCACAACAATGGGATTCATCCAG CTTCCTTTTGCTGCTATGGGCATATTCTTACTGGATGCTGCTGGAAGACGGCCTGTTCTGATG GTCGCGTCTGCTGGGACATGCTTAGGAAACTTTCTTGTAGGTGTAGGCTTTTTGTGTAAG GATAATGATCAAATGAGTCAGCTCTCTGCCACATTGGTGTTAGTTGGCATACTG GTATTTGCTATATTCTACTCAATGGGTGTAGGTGGTGCAGCTACTACAATCGTTTCAGAG ATATTTCCTATGAACATAAAGGGATCAGCTGGAAGTCTAGCAATTGTATGCAACTGGTTTACTTCTTGGATTGTCACATATGCTTTTAACTTCTTATTTGAATGGAGCCCTTCAG GTGTGTTCTTCATGTTCACATTTTTTTCCGGGTTGATGATCCCATTTGTTGCAAAGATAGTACCAGAGACGAAAGGTCGGACACTTGAAGAAATCCAAGCATCCTTGACACTGCTTAACTGA
- the LOC125853467 gene encoding sugar transporter ERD6-like 5 isoform X2 gives MDDLGLSIAEYSVFASIMIFGGMIGALISGKVADIFGRRATMCLSDLFFIMGWCSITFGKRAWWLDAGRLLMGVGAGIYLYVGPIYISEVTPKNIRGSVVAAASCTLTLGFSLVYYIGNNMSWRTLALVGATPSFIQVLGVFFIPESPRWLSKIGLEKEVEASLQRLRGENADISTEAAEIKDFTETVQRHSTSTFMDLFSRKYARPLIIGVGLMALVQLGGNNAITSFASSIFRAAGCSAESGSQVMAVLQLPFAVTSIILTEKAGRRLLMLVTSAGTCLGCLLVALGFLFKGYHLSTELTSPMVYTGILLFSVSFTMGMGGTPWIIMSEILPINIKGSAGSLVTLINCFTSWIVSYAFNFLFEWNAAGTFFLFAFFCGSVVVFVAMLVPETKGRTLEEIQASMTLLQ, from the exons ATGGATGACCTGGGACTCTCTATAGCAGAA TACTCAGTTTTTGCTTCAATCATGATATTTGGAGGAATGATTGGGGCTCTGATAAGTGGAAAGGTGGCTGATATTTTTGGCAGGAGAGCT ACAATGTGCCTTTcggatttattttttatcatggGCTGGTGTTCAATAACCTTTGGCAAG AGAGCTTGGTGGCTTGATGCTGGAAGGTTGCTGATGGGAGTTGGTGCAGGAATCTATTTATATGTG GGacctatatacatttcagaggtCACGCCGAAAAATATCCGAGGGAGCGTTGTAGCAGCTGCTTCA TGTACACTGACTCTTGGCTTCTCACTGGTGTATTACATTGGGAATAACATGAGCTGGCGCACTTTAGCTCTTGTAG GTGCTACCCCTAGCTTTATACAGGTGCTAGGTGTATTCTTCATACCGGAGTCTCCTCGGTGGTTG TCGAAAATTGGTCTGGAGAAGGAGGTAGAAGCATCACTACAACGTCTGAGAGGAGAAAATGCAGATATTTCCACTGAAGCAGCTGAAATAAAA GACTTTACTGAAACAGTTCAGCGACACTCAACATCCACATTTATGGATTTGTTTAGTAGGAAATATGCTCGTCCACTGATT aTTGGAGTCGGGTTAATGGCTCTCGTGCAGTTAGGAGGGAACAATGCAATAACTTCTTTTGCCAGTTCAATTTTTAGAGCAGCTG GTTGTTCGGCAGAATCAGGATCTCAAGTCATGGCTGTTCTCCAG CTTCCATTTGCTGTCACAAGTATTATCCTTACAGAAAAAGCTGGAAGACGACTTCTTATGCTG GTTACTTCGGCTGGGACTTGCTTAGGATGCTTGCTTGTAGCATTGGGGTTTCTTTTCAAG GGTTATCATCTATCAACAGAGCTAACCTCTCCAATGGTGTACACTGGCATACTG CTCTTTTCTGTATCTTTCACAATGGGAATGGGAGGTACACCCTGGATCATCATGTCAGAG ATACTTCCCATAAACATCAAGGGTTCTGCTGGAAGTCTTGTGACATTGATCAACTGTTTTACTTCCTGGATAGTTTCTTATGCTTTTAATTTCCTATTCGAGTGGAATGCAGCAG GAACATTCTTCTTGTTTGCATTCTTTTGTGGCTCAGTTGTTGTATTCGTTGCAATGTTGGTACCAGAGACGAAGGGACGGACACTTGAAGAAATCCAGGCATCGATGACATTACTCCAATGA
- the LOC125853467 gene encoding sugar transporter ERD6-like 5 isoform X1 has translation MTGSMEDGLLDESSLRKASQQFHVTTNLVLSTSVAACGYFAYGFAAGYSSPAQSGIMDDLGLSIAEYSVFASIMIFGGMIGALISGKVADIFGRRATMCLSDLFFIMGWCSITFGKRAWWLDAGRLLMGVGAGIYLYVGPIYISEVTPKNIRGSVVAAASCTLTLGFSLVYYIGNNMSWRTLALVGATPSFIQVLGVFFIPESPRWLSKIGLEKEVEASLQRLRGENADISTEAAEIKDFTETVQRHSTSTFMDLFSRKYARPLIIGVGLMALVQLGGNNAITSFASSIFRAAGCSAESGSQVMAVLQLPFAVTSIILTEKAGRRLLMLVTSAGTCLGCLLVALGFLFKGYHLSTELTSPMVYTGILLFSVSFTMGMGGTPWIIMSEILPINIKGSAGSLVTLINCFTSWIVSYAFNFLFEWNAAGTFFLFAFFCGSVVVFVAMLVPETKGRTLEEIQASMTLLQ, from the exons ATGACTGGAAGCATGGAAGATGGTTTGTTAGATGAGAGTAGTCTCAGAAAAGCAAGTCAGCAATTCCATGTTACAACAAATCTTGTTTTGAGCACCTCAGTTGCTGCCTGTGGTTACTTTGCCTATGGATTTGCT GCTGGATATTCATCTCCTGCTCAATCAGGGATCATGGATGACCTGGGACTCTCTATAGCAGAA TACTCAGTTTTTGCTTCAATCATGATATTTGGAGGAATGATTGGGGCTCTGATAAGTGGAAAGGTGGCTGATATTTTTGGCAGGAGAGCT ACAATGTGCCTTTcggatttattttttatcatggGCTGGTGTTCAATAACCTTTGGCAAG AGAGCTTGGTGGCTTGATGCTGGAAGGTTGCTGATGGGAGTTGGTGCAGGAATCTATTTATATGTG GGacctatatacatttcagaggtCACGCCGAAAAATATCCGAGGGAGCGTTGTAGCAGCTGCTTCA TGTACACTGACTCTTGGCTTCTCACTGGTGTATTACATTGGGAATAACATGAGCTGGCGCACTTTAGCTCTTGTAG GTGCTACCCCTAGCTTTATACAGGTGCTAGGTGTATTCTTCATACCGGAGTCTCCTCGGTGGTTG TCGAAAATTGGTCTGGAGAAGGAGGTAGAAGCATCACTACAACGTCTGAGAGGAGAAAATGCAGATATTTCCACTGAAGCAGCTGAAATAAAA GACTTTACTGAAACAGTTCAGCGACACTCAACATCCACATTTATGGATTTGTTTAGTAGGAAATATGCTCGTCCACTGATT aTTGGAGTCGGGTTAATGGCTCTCGTGCAGTTAGGAGGGAACAATGCAATAACTTCTTTTGCCAGTTCAATTTTTAGAGCAGCTG GTTGTTCGGCAGAATCAGGATCTCAAGTCATGGCTGTTCTCCAG CTTCCATTTGCTGTCACAAGTATTATCCTTACAGAAAAAGCTGGAAGACGACTTCTTATGCTG GTTACTTCGGCTGGGACTTGCTTAGGATGCTTGCTTGTAGCATTGGGGTTTCTTTTCAAG GGTTATCATCTATCAACAGAGCTAACCTCTCCAATGGTGTACACTGGCATACTG CTCTTTTCTGTATCTTTCACAATGGGAATGGGAGGTACACCCTGGATCATCATGTCAGAG ATACTTCCCATAAACATCAAGGGTTCTGCTGGAAGTCTTGTGACATTGATCAACTGTTTTACTTCCTGGATAGTTTCTTATGCTTTTAATTTCCTATTCGAGTGGAATGCAGCAG GAACATTCTTCTTGTTTGCATTCTTTTGTGGCTCAGTTGTTGTATTCGTTGCAATGTTGGTACCAGAGACGAAGGGACGGACACTTGAAGAAATCCAGGCATCGATGACATTACTCCAATGA